Proteins encoded by one window of Bacteroidales bacterium:
- a CDS encoding HAD family hydrolase: MKNKIEFVAFDADDTLWVNEIYFDEFEAKFCALIEKYLPAHQASRDLFETEMKNLHLYGYGIKGIMLCMIELICKVVNEKDSSGCVLEIIQLGQDLLQKPVDLLDGVEEVLVELSKKYKLILATKGDLLDQQRKIQLSGLKKYFHHIEIMSNKRCSDYSKLIKQQGCRPDNFLMLGNSLKSDIIPVLELGAYAIHIPYHTTWKHEQCDQNIEHPNFIKLENITEILDHL, from the coding sequence ATGAAAAACAAAATAGAATTCGTTGCTTTTGATGCGGATGATACCCTTTGGGTTAATGAGATTTACTTTGATGAGTTCGAAGCAAAATTTTGTGCTCTTATCGAAAAATATCTGCCAGCTCATCAGGCATCAAGAGATTTATTTGAAACAGAGATGAAGAATCTTCATTTATATGGTTATGGCATAAAAGGAATAATGCTTTGTATGATTGAATTGATTTGTAAAGTGGTTAATGAAAAAGACTCTTCCGGTTGTGTTTTGGAAATAATTCAATTAGGGCAGGACTTATTACAGAAACCAGTTGATCTATTGGATGGGGTTGAAGAAGTGTTAGTAGAACTAAGCAAAAAATACAAACTGATCTTAGCCACTAAAGGTGATTTGTTAGACCAGCAACGGAAAATACAGTTATCGGGTTTAAAAAAATATTTTCATCACATTGAAATTATGAGCAATAAAAGATGTTCGGATTATTCAAAGTTGATCAAACAACAGGGATGTAGGCCTGATAATTTCCTGATGTTGGGAAATTCCCTGAAGTCCGATATTATTCCTGTCCTTGAATTGGGGGCGTATGCAATACATATACCCTATCACACTACATGGAAACACGAACAGTGCGACCAAAATATTGAGCATCCGAATTTTA
- a CDS encoding Crp/Fnr family transcriptional regulator: MLRININFLSYIERLYEEQNGRDVVLRTYPKGEFIFEQNNQNNKVIIIRDGFVKCFFSEENGKDFIFEFLGKGEIIGEIEAIRGTPCLCNIEALTNVEVYSFSIAYFKSMMNKSPEFNQLLIDELARRIINTSTRASFQQLYSIKHGVSKLLLLQEKQNIKLPKTDMAAYLGIDIRSLNRILKTLNNTL; encoded by the coding sequence ATGTTACGAATAAATATTAATTTTTTATCATACATTGAGCGGCTATATGAAGAGCAAAACGGGAGGGATGTTGTTCTAAGAACATATCCTAAAGGAGAGTTTATTTTTGAACAAAATAATCAAAATAACAAAGTCATCATTATAAGAGATGGTTTCGTAAAGTGTTTCTTTAGTGAAGAAAACGGAAAAGATTTTATATTCGAATTCTTAGGGAAAGGAGAAATAATCGGAGAGATTGAAGCTATACGAGGGACTCCCTGCTTATGTAATATAGAAGCTCTTACCAATGTGGAGGTATATAGCTTTTCTATTGCTTATTTTAAGTCCATGATGAATAAAAGTCCGGAATTCAACCAATTATTGATCGACGAACTAGCAAGGCGTATTATAAATACAAGTACCAGAGCTTCTTTTCAGCAGTTATATAGTATAAAACATGGAGTATCCAAATTATTGCTATTACAAGAAAAGCAAAATATTAAATTACCAAAAACTGATATGGCTGCATATTTAGGCATTGATATCAGAAGCCTGAATAGAATTTTAAAAACTTTAAATAATACTCTTTAA
- a CDS encoding tRNA-binding protein translates to MEKQSDTITWDDFAKIDMRVGTIVSAEIFGEARKPAYKITVDFGELGQRKSSAQITKLYVPDDLIGRQVICVVNFPKKQIATLMSECLIMGVVDGDVVTLLSPERKVGNGLKIG, encoded by the coding sequence ATGGAAAAGCAATCAGATACGATCACTTGGGACGATTTCGCTAAGATCGATATGCGTGTGGGTACTATTGTTAGCGCGGAAATATTTGGAGAGGCACGGAAACCTGCCTATAAGATAACGGTAGATTTTGGAGAACTGGGACAACGTAAAAGTTCGGCGCAAATAACTAAACTTTATGTTCCTGACGACCTTATCGGGCGGCAGGTAATATGTGTGGTAAATTTCCCTAAGAAACAAATTGCCACCTTAATGAGTGAATGCCTGATTATGGGCGTTGTGGATGGTGATGTGGTGACACTGTTGTCTCCAGAAAGGAAAGTAGGGAATGGGTTGAAAATCGGATAA
- a CDS encoding helix-turn-helix transcriptional regulator yields MYEKKIPLDLECGIKITMEVIGGKWKSCILEALDKRPMRPSELHRNFTDASSRVIDQQLKELEFHGMIKKIIFAELPPHSEYSITEKGKTLLPVIAVLREWGESFKEEMKELLHI; encoded by the coding sequence ATGTATGAAAAGAAAATACCTCTTGATCTCGAATGTGGTATTAAGATTACCATGGAAGTGATCGGAGGGAAATGGAAATCCTGTATTTTAGAAGCCCTGGACAAAAGACCAATGCGTCCCAGTGAGTTGCACAGGAATTTTACAGATGCAAGTTCCCGCGTAATCGACCAGCAACTAAAAGAATTGGAATTTCACGGAATGATCAAAAAAATAATTTTCGCCGAATTGCCCCCACATTCGGAATATTCAATTACTGAAAAAGGGAAAACTTTACTTCCGGTTATTGCGGTTTTGCGTGAGTGGGGAGAAAGCTTTAAGGAAGAAATGAAGGAATTGCTTCATATATGA